GGGCCTGGGCGGTCTCGTCCTGCTTCTCCAGCACGGTGGCGGAGGCGGCGGCATCATCTGAACGGCGTCGGAACACACCACCAGCGTACGGGGTGCGGAGCGGCTTCCACGGGTGCCCTCGGAACCGAACGCATATCGATACCGCGAGCCGGCGCTTCCCGCCCGGATTTCCCGGGGACTTCCCGTAGGGGATCAATCGGATGGACGATGGGGGGGATGAGGGGCGGATCCACCCGGGGGATGAGGAAACGCCACTGGTCGCTGTAGCAGTCTTGTTGCAGGCAGGTGCACTGCGGCGACGGGCTCGCTGCACATACACTCGTCGTGTCTGGTAACGAGATAGAGACCGCAGGCCGGAGAAGGGGGCACCCGAGGCCCATGAGCGACGGAATCATGAAGCGTATGGGGCTGATCTTCCGCTCCAAGGCGAACAAGGCCTTGGATCGGGCGGAGGATCCCCGTGAGACGCTCGACTACTCCTACCAGAAGCAGCTCGAACTGCTGCAGAAGGTACGGCGTGGCGTCGCGGACGTCGCGACCTCGCGCAAGCGCCTCGAACTCCAGCTGACCCAGCTCCAGCAGCAGTCGGCCAAGTACGAGGACCAGGGCCGCAAGGCGCTGTCGCTCGGCCGTGAGGACCTCGCCCGTGAGGCGCTGACCCGCAAGGCCAACATGCAGTCCCAGATCACCGATCTGGAGACGCAGTACCAGCAGCTGCAGGCCGAGGAGGAGAAGCTCACCCTCGCCTCCCAGCGGCTCCAGGCCAAGGTGGACGCCTTCCGCACCAAGAAGGAGACCATCAAGGCGACCTACACCGCCGCCCAGGCGCAGACCCGCATCGCCGAGTCCTTCTCGGGCATCTCGGAGGAGATGGGCGACGTCGGCCTGGCCATCCAGCGGGCCGAGGACAAGACGGCCCAGATGCAGGCCCGGGCCGGCGCCATCGACGAGCTGCTCGCCTCCGGCGCGCTCGACGACGCGAGCGGTCTCGGCCGCAAGGACGACATCGAGGCCGAGCTGGAGCGCGTCGCCGGCGGGTCCGACGTCGAGCTGGAGCTGGCCCGGATGAAGGCCGAGCTGTCCGGCGGTCCCGCGTCCGGTCCGGCCGCGATCGAGCAGGGCAAGCCGCAGGACGCCCAGCCGCAGCCGCACGCCCAGCCGCAGCAGGACACCCCTCGCATCAACTACAACAAGTGATCTGAGCTCGACCCCACGAACCAGGGAGACGCACGGCATGATCATGAGGGTCATGGGTGAAGGGCAGTTCGAGGTGGGCGAGGCCCACCTGACCCTGCTCAACGAGCTCGACGCCGAGCTCGTCACCGCAGTGGACTCGGGGGACGAGGAGCTCTTCCGCCAGGCCTACGGCAAGCTGCTGGGCGCGGTGAAGCAGTACGGCACCCCGGTGCCGCTGGATTCGCTGGAGCCGTCCGAGCTGATCCTGCCGAGCGCCGATGCGACGATCGGCGAGGTCCGCGAGCTGCTGATGGCCGACGGCGAGGGCGTCATCCCGGGCTTCCCGGAGTAACACCGCGGCCGCTGCCAGACGAAAGGGCGGGCCCCCTCCACACGGAGGGGGCCCGCCCTTTCGCGCTACGAGGAGGCCGGTTACGGCAGGGCCAGCATCCGGTCCAGCGCCGCCTTGGCGTACTTCTCGGTCTCCGGGTCGACGGTGATCACGTTCGGCACCCGGCCCTCGACCAGCGACTCCAGCGCCCAGACGAGGTGCGGGAGGTCGATCCGGTTCATGGTCGAGCAGAAGCAGACCGCGCGGTCCAGGAAGACGATCTCCTTGTCCGGGTGCGCCTTGGCCAGGCGGCGGACGAGGTTCAGCTCGGTGCCGATGGCCCACTTGGTGCCGGGCTCGGCGGCGTCCAGCGCCTTGATGATGTACTCGGTCGAGCCCACCATGTCGGCGGCCGCGACGACCTCGTGCTTGCACTCGGGGTGCACCAGGACGGTCACGCCGGGGATCCGCTCGCGGACGTCGTTCACCGAGTCCAGGCTGAACCGGCCGTGCACCGAGCAGTGGCCGCGCCAGAGGATCATCTTCGCGTCGCGCAGCTGCTCGGCGGTCAGGCCGCCGTTCGGCCGGTGCGGGTTGTAGACCACGCAGTCGTCCAGCGAGAAGCCCATGTCGCGGACCGCGGTGTTGCGGCCGAGGTGCTGGTCGGGCAGGAACAGCACCTTCTGGCCCTGCTCGAACGCCCACTCCAGCGCGCGCTTGGCGTTGGAGGAGGTGCAGATGGTGCCGCCGTGCCGGCCGGTGAAGGCCTTGATGTCGGCGGAGGAGTTCATGTACGAGACCGGGACGGTCACGTCGGCTATGCCGGCGTCGGTCAGCACGTCCCAGCACTCGGCGACCTGCTCGGCGGTGGCCATGTCGGCCATCGAGCAGCCGGCGGCGAGGTCCGGCAGGACGACCTGCTGGGCGTCACCGGTGAGGATGTCCGCGGACTCGGCCATGAAGTGCACGCCGCAGAAGACGATGTACTCGGCCTCGGGGCGGGCGGCCGCGTCGCGGGCGAGCTTGAAGGAGTCGCCGGTGACGTCGGCGAACTCGATCACCTCGTCGCGCTGGTAGTGGTGGCCGAGGATGAAAACGCGGTCGCCGAGCGCGGCCTTGGCCGCCCGGGCGCGCTCGACGAGGTTCGGGTCGGAAGCCGGGGGGAGGTCACCGGGGCACTCGACGCCGCGCTCGCTGTTCGGGTCGGCCTCGCGGCCGAGCAGCAGCAGAGCGAGCGGCGTCGGAGTGGGGTCGACGCCGTAGGTCTCGGTGATGGTGGTGGTCACGGGCGGGTGCCCTTCTGTGCGGCCGATCAAGCGGTGAAGCCTTTTCGTCTAACTGACGCTATCTATGATAACCGGTTAGCGTCAGAGTGACGATGGCCATCCTGTCGATGTGACGAGAACCGCTCGCCGAAACGGATGCTTCCGGGCGTATCCGAATCGATATTTCGAAGCCTTCGGGTATGGCTGGGCCATGAAAGCAATCGTCATCAACCGCTACGGCGGCCCCGAAGTGGTCGAGTACACCGATCTGCCCGACCCCAAGGTCGGCCCGGACTCGGTTCTGGTGGAGGTCCGGGCGGCCGGGGTGAACCCGGTGGACTGGAAGGTCCGGGAGGGCGCCCTGGACGGCGTGCTGGACGCCCACTTCCCCCTGGTCATGGGCTGGGACGCGGCCGGGGTGGTCCGTGCGGTCGGCGGCGGGGTCACCGAGTTCGCCCCGGGCGACGAGGTCTACGGCTACGTCCGCAAGGACGCCGTCGAGCACGGCACCTACGCCGAGCTGGTCTCCGCGCCCGTCCGCACCCTCGCCCGCAAGCCGGCCGCCCTGGACTGGGCGCAGGCGGGCGGCCTGCCGCTGGCCGGGCTCAGCGCGCTGCAGGCCCTGAAGGCGCTGCGGCTCGCCGAGGGGGAGACCGTCCTGGTGCACGCCGCGGCGGGCGGGGTCGGCCACCTGGCCGTGCAGCTGGCCCGGGCCCGCGGCGCCCGGGTGATCGGCACCGCGGCCGAGCACAACCACGACTACCTGCGCGGCCTGGGCGCCGAGCCGGTCGTCCACGGCGAGGGACTGGCCGACCGCGTCCGTGCACTGGCCCCGGACGGGGTGGACGCGGCCCTCGACCTGGTCGGCCGCGGCGCCGTGCAGGTCTCGGCCGGCCTGGTGGCCGACCCCGGCCGGATCGCCTCGATCGTCGATTTCGGGGTCAAGGCCCTCGGCGGCCGGTACGTCTGGGTCCGCCCGGATGCCGAGGGCCTGGCCGAACTCGCCGCGCTCGCCGACGACGGCCGGCTGACCGTCACCGTCGCCTCCACCTTCCCGCTGGCCCAGGCCGCCTCCGCCCAGGCGCTCAGCGCGGAGGGCCGCACCCGGGGCAAGATCGTCCTGATCATGGACTAGGGCCTGTCCGGCGGATCTTGCCGGGCGCACGACGCCGGATCATCCCGCCTGGACGCACGCCCGAATCGTCCGAGTACACCCAGTACGAGGGCGATTCGGGCGCACGCCCAGACGGGCGCGAAGTGGGGGTACCTCCCGGCCGAAGGCTGGGGGAGCCGCGCGCTGATCCGACAAGATCCGCCGGACAGGCCCTAGAGCACGGCTGACGGTCGCCCACTCGTCATCCGTCGGCGGTGAACTCGTTCAGGTCATCCGCCAGAATGGTGGCGAACCGTTTCGGCAGGGGTCGGCCGTGGTCGGCCATGGTCGCCACCACCGGGATGCGCCCCGCCGAACCCCGCACGACCCGTGGAGCCCCGCACCGATGA
The genomic region above belongs to Streptomyces sp. 1331.2 and contains:
- a CDS encoding PspA/IM30 family protein; amino-acid sequence: MKRMGLIFRSKANKALDRAEDPRETLDYSYQKQLELLQKVRRGVADVATSRKRLELQLTQLQQQSAKYEDQGRKALSLGREDLAREALTRKANMQSQITDLETQYQQLQAEEEKLTLASQRLQAKVDAFRTKKETIKATYTAAQAQTRIAESFSGISEEMGDVGLAIQRAEDKTAQMQARAGAIDELLASGALDDASGLGRKDDIEAELERVAGGSDVELELARMKAELSGGPASGPAAIEQGKPQDAQPQPHAQPQQDTPRINYNK
- the pspAA gene encoding PspA-associated protein PspAA, with the translated sequence MIMRVMGEGQFEVGEAHLTLLNELDAELVTAVDSGDEELFRQAYGKLLGAVKQYGTPVPLDSLEPSELILPSADATIGEVRELLMADGEGVIPGFPE
- the nadA gene encoding quinolinate synthase NadA, producing MTTTITETYGVDPTPTPLALLLLGREADPNSERGVECPGDLPPASDPNLVERARAAKAALGDRVFILGHHYQRDEVIEFADVTGDSFKLARDAAARPEAEYIVFCGVHFMAESADILTGDAQQVVLPDLAAGCSMADMATAEQVAECWDVLTDAGIADVTVPVSYMNSSADIKAFTGRHGGTICTSSNAKRALEWAFEQGQKVLFLPDQHLGRNTAVRDMGFSLDDCVVYNPHRPNGGLTAEQLRDAKMILWRGHCSVHGRFSLDSVNDVRERIPGVTVLVHPECKHEVVAAADMVGSTEYIIKALDAAEPGTKWAIGTELNLVRRLAKAHPDKEIVFLDRAVCFCSTMNRIDLPHLVWALESLVEGRVPNVITVDPETEKYAKAALDRMLALP
- a CDS encoding NADP-dependent oxidoreductase translates to MKAIVINRYGGPEVVEYTDLPDPKVGPDSVLVEVRAAGVNPVDWKVREGALDGVLDAHFPLVMGWDAAGVVRAVGGGVTEFAPGDEVYGYVRKDAVEHGTYAELVSAPVRTLARKPAALDWAQAGGLPLAGLSALQALKALRLAEGETVLVHAAAGGVGHLAVQLARARGARVIGTAAEHNHDYLRGLGAEPVVHGEGLADRVRALAPDGVDAALDLVGRGAVQVSAGLVADPGRIASIVDFGVKALGGRYVWVRPDAEGLAELAALADDGRLTVTVASTFPLAQAASAQALSAEGRTRGKIVLIMD